A DNA window from Seriola aureovittata isolate HTS-2021-v1 ecotype China chromosome 8, ASM2101889v1, whole genome shotgun sequence contains the following coding sequences:
- the LOC130173075 gene encoding catenin delta-1-like isoform X5, with amino-acid sequence MVDPAHGALDESYTPEDDSQEVHSVFSDEGTTRRPDTTLPQMKKPISRTVLPSDSMSIDGGLTVSGMGGYSATLDRPYRQAGAGDYPTATVPRNYHYGPVGGYDDYRGGPPSEAYTSLSRGSHMDDRYRPVDGYRTLDSGYRAPSRQQLDPYAAQPQVSRGMRAMGSAMEMRYGHGHYGLEDDQRSVGYDDYGMGPPPMHPGGYGTMPRLGAGPGGMDRRRLRSCEDTLDGDMGGVDHYAWGVPMTLERGSMASLDSTLRKAPPTSWRQPELPEVIAMLNYRLDPVKTNAAAFLQHLTFKNDKIKSEVRRLKGIPSLVSMLDHPSKEVHHSACGALKNISYGRDPDNKIAIKNCDGVPALVRLLRKTRDQDLTDTITGTLWNLSSHDSVKMEIVDHALHALADEVIVPHSGWERGSNGGEESCKPRHLEWETALTNTAGCLRNVSSERSEARRKLRECTGLVDSLMYIVQSQINRKDVDNKLVENCVCLLRNLSYHVHREIPGCERYAETTPLNQAPAPATKGGCFGSRKGKDEWFSKGKKDGDDGSGDQVDIPKRTTPAKGYELLFQPEVVRVYTSLLRESKNPSVLEAAAGAIQNLCAGRWTYGRYIRATVRLEKGLPMMAELLAHGNDRVVRAMSGALRNLAIDNRNCELLGLHAVPHLVANLPGGQSQSGRNLSEETVVSVLSTLTEVLGNSLEAAKTLRASQGIERLVLINKDGKRSDREVRGAGQVLQLVWAHKELRRPLEKDGWKKTDFMVNLNPNTSTTNGPSTRANGTYEDSTTPLLDRGEKRDLIPLNDLGPDAYSTLDQRERRHTLDETTDTLPRGVYGGRKGSLPLLDSYDEKLIVCITQTGPSLPYHCY; translated from the exons ATGGTGGACCCTGCACACGGCGCTCTAGATGAGAGCTACACCCCAGAGGATGACTCCCAGGAAGTACACTCAGTCTTTTCCGATGAGGGAACCACACGACGGCCAGACACGACTCTCCCGCAGATGAAGAAACCAATCTCACGCACAGTCCTGCCCTCTGACTCGATGTCCATTGACGGGGGCTTGACGGTGTCCGGTATGGGCGGCTACAGCGCCACACTGGACCGTCCTTACAGACAGGCTGGAGCAGGCGACTACCCAACTGCCACAGTACCCAGAAACTACCACTACGGCCCTGTAGGGGGTTATGATGACTACCGGGGTGGCCCGCCATCAGAAGCATACACTAGTCTGAGCAGGGGCTCTCACATGGATGATCGTTACAG GCCAGTTGATGGATACAGGACTCTGGATTCTGGCTACCGGGCCCCAAGCCGTCAGCAGCTTGACCCCTATGCAGCACAGCCCCAGGTGAGCCGGGGAATGAGGGCCATGGGCTCAGCGATGGAGATGCGTTACGGCCACGGCCACTATGGTCTGGAGGATGACCAGCGCAGTGTGGGGTATGATGACTACGGCATGGGGCCTCCACCCATGCACCCTGGGGGCTACGGTACCATGCCACGTCTGGGGGCCGGCCCTGGTGGTATGGACAGACGAAGACTCAg GAGCTGTGAGGACACTTTGGATGGTGACATGGGAGGAGTTGACCATTATGCCTGGGGTGTTCCCATGACGTTGGAGAGGGGGAGCATGGCTTCACTGGACAGCACACTAAGGAAGGCTCCTCCCACCTCTTGGAGACAGCCTGAGCTGCCAGAAGTCATCGCCATGTTGAACTACCGTCTGGACCCTGTCAAGACCAACGCTGCTGCCTTCCTCCAGCATCTCACATTCAAAAATGACAAG ATTAAGTCAGAAGTGCGTCGCCTGAAGGGTATCCCATCCTTGGTGTCGATGCTGGACCACCCCAGCAAGGAGGTGCACCACTCGGCCTGCGGAGCACTAAAGAACATTTCATATGGACGAGATCCGGACAACAAGATCGCCATCAAGAACTGCGACGGAGTGCCTGCTCTGGTCAGGTTACTGAGGAAAACCCGTGACCAGGACCTCACTGACACTATCACAG GCACCTTGTGGAACCTCTCATCCCACGACTCAGTAAAGATGGAGATTGTGGACCACGCCCTGCATGCCCTGGCCGACGAAGTAATAGTTCCCCACTCGGGCTGGGAGCGAGGGAGCAACggtggagaggagagctgcaAACCACGCCATCTGGAGTGGGAGACCGCCTTGACCAACACTGCTGGCTGCCTTAG GAATGTGAGTTCAGAACGCAGCGAGGCCAGGAGAAAGCTGAGAGAATGCACAGGATTGGTGGATTCACTCATGTACATTGTCCAATCACAGATCAATCGTAAAGATGTGGACAATAAG TTGGTGGAGAACTGTGTCTGCCTCCTGAGGAATCTGTCCTATCATGTTCACCGTGAAATTCCCGGCTGTGAACGTTATGCAGAGACCACACCCCTCAACCAGGCACCGGCCCCTGCTACCAAAGGTGGCTGCTTTGGCTCTCGAAAGGGCAAAG ATGAGTGGTTTTCCAAAG GAAAGAAGGACGGAGATGATGGAAGTGGAGATCAGGTTGATATTCCAAAGAGGACAACCCCTGCTAAAG GTTATGAGCTGTTGTTCCAACCAGAGGTGGTCCGTGTTTACACATCACTGCTCAGAGAGAGCAAGAACCCCTCGGTGCtggaggctgctgctggtgccaTCCAGAACCTGTGTGCTGGCCGATGGACT TATGGTCGATATATCCGGGCCACCGTGCGTCTGGAGAAAGGTCTTCCCATGATGGCAGAACTACTGGCCCATGGCAATGACCGTGTGGTTAGAGCAATGTCTGGAGCCTTGAGGAACCTCGCTATCGACAACCGCAACTGCGAACTGCTTG GGTTGCATGCAGTGCCTCACCTGGTGGCCAACCTGCCCGGAGGCCAGAGCCAGTCTGGACGCAATCTATCAGAGGAAACAGTAGTGTCTGTACTGAGCACGCTCACTGAGGTGCTAGGCAACAGTCTGGAGGCAGCAAAGACTCTCCGAGCCTCGCAGGGCATTGAGAGGCTGGTGCTTATTAACAAGGACGG CAAACGTTCAGATCGTGAGGTGCGGGGGGCGGGCCAGGTGCTGCAGCTGGTCTGGGCCCATAAGGAGCTCCGTCGGCCTCTTGAGAAGGATGGCTGGAAGAAGACAGACTTCATGGTCAACCTCAACCCCAACACCAGCACCACCAATGGCCCGAGCACCCGAGCCAACGGCACCTATGAAGACAGCACCACACCACTGCTGGACAGAG GAGAAAAGAGGGACTTGATTCCACTAAATGACCTTGGCCCTG ACGCCTACTCTACACTGGaccagagggagaggagacacacTCTGGATGAGACCACAGACACTTTACCG CGAGGGGTGTATGGGGGCAGAAAGGGCTCCCTGCCTCTGTTGGACTCCTACGATG